GTTCCCGTCCTCGTCTCGGACATCGCCGAGGTGGGCGTGGGTCAGCGTCCGCGCTCGGGCATCGTCGCGTTCAACGGCGCCGACTCCGTGGTGCAGGGCATCGTGCAGATGACCAAGGGGCAGAATGCGAGCCTTGTCGTGCAGACGCTCAAGCAGGGCATCCGCGAACTGGAGCCCCGGTTGCCGCCGGGGATGAAGCTCGTTCCCTACTACGACCGCACGGAACTGGTCAGCCACACGGTGCACACGGTGACCGAGAATCTTGCCGTGGGCGCCGTGCTGGTCGTCGGCGTACTTCTGATGTTCCTGCGCAACTGGAGAGCCGCGGCGATCGTCGCGTGCGTCATTCCGCTGTCGCTTCTGTTCGCCTTCATCCTCATGGACCTGAAGGGAGTGTCGGCCAATCTCATCTCGCTGGGATCGGTGGACTTCGGCATCATCGTCGACAGCGCGGTGGTGCTGGTCGAGGCGCTCATGGTGAAGCTTGCCGCGGACGAGCCGCATGCCCACGCCAACGCTTCCGCGTGGCGCGTGCACGTGCTGCGCAATACCGCCTGGTCGATGGGGCACCCCATCCTCTTCTCCAAGGCGATCATCATTCTCGCCTTCCTGCCGATCTTCACGTTCCAGCGCGTGGAGGGAAAGATCTTCGCGCCGATGGCCTACACGCTGTCGTTCGCGCTGGCCGGCGCCATTCTGCTCACGCTCGCCCTCGTTCCCGCGCTGCTGTCCTACGCAGTGCGCTCGTCCGACATGGCGGAAAAGCACAGCAGGTGGATGCAATGGTTGCGGGGCCGCTATTCGGCTTCGCTCTCGTGGGCATGGCGCCGGCGGCCGGCCGTCATCGTGTTCAGCGCGGCGGTCCTGGTGGCCACGCTCTTCGCTTCGACCCGGCTCGGCAGCGAGTTCCTGCCGAAACTGGATGAAGGCAATCTCTGGCTCACCATCACGCTGCCGCCCTCGACGGCGCTCGACCGAACCAAGGAAATCGAGCGCACGGTGCGTGAGATCCTGCGCAGCTATCCGGAGGTGAACAACGTGGTGAGCCAGGTCGGCCGGCCGGACGATGGCACCGACCCCAAAGGCCCGAACAACATGGAGATCATGGCGGACCTCAAGCCGCGCGCCTCGTGGCGGTTCGACTCCAAGGAGGCGTTGGTCGCGGACATGTCGCGGCGCATCCGCGCGATGCCCGGCGTGCCGACGAACTTCTCGCAGGTGATCGAGGACAACGTGGAGGAGGCGCTCTCCGGTGTGAAGGGCGAGATCGCCGTGAAGATCTTCGGGCCCGACCTGGAGATCCTGGAGGACAAGGGTGAACAGGTGGCGGCGATTCTGGCCGGCATCGCAGGAAGTACCGACGTCGCGGAAATCCGCGTCGGCGGGGCGACGGAACTGGCGGTCACGCTGGACCGCGAGAAACTGGCGCGGCTGGAAGTCAACGTGGCGGACGTCAATGAGGCCGTCGCCACGGCGATGGGGGGAGCGGTCGTGAACGCATTCCACGAGTCCGGGCGGTCCTTCGACGTGACTGTCCGTCTCGCCGAGTCCTACCGGCAGGCTGTCGACGATGTGTCCGAGGTACCGGTCATGCTTCCCGGCACCCGTCAGACGCTTCCGTTGGGAGAAGTCGCCAGCATCGAAGTGCGGCAGGGCGCGGCGCGCATTTCGAGGGAAGCAGGAGGCCGCACCGTCGCGGTGAAGGCCAACCTCCTGGGTCGGGATCAGGGGACTTTCGTGGCGGAAGCCAGACAGGCCGTGGCGGCCAGGGTCCGGTTACCACCCGGCTATTCCCTCACCTGGGGCGGCCAGTTCGAGAACCAGCAGCGCGCCGTCGCCCGGCTCAAGGTCATCGTGCCTCTGTCGGTGCTGGGGATCTTCGTGCTCCTTTTCTGGGCCTTCCGGTCGATGCCGGTGGCTCTCCTGGTCCTGGCCATGGTGCCTTTCACCATGGTGGGGGGTGTCGCCGCACTTGCGATCGCGGGCATGCATCTGTCGATCTCGGCCGCGGTCGGCTTCATCGCCGTGGCCGGCATCTCCGTCCAGAACGGCGTGATCATGGTCGAGCGCTTCCTGGAGGGCTTGCGGAACGGGGCGTCGGTGGAAGATTCCGTGCGGGAAGGGGCGGCCGAACGGCTGCGCCCGATCATCATGACCGCCCTGATGGCGGGGCTCGGGCTGCTCCCCGCCGCCTTGTCCCACGGCATCGGTTCCGAAACCCAGCGGCCTTTCGCGCTGGTGATCGTCGGTGGAATCGTATCCGCCACGGCATTTACCTTGCTTTTGCTGCCCCTAGCGTTTGCAGCGATCGCCGGGAAGTTGGTGGCGGAGCGGGCGCGTGAATGACGCCGAGCCCACCCAAAAGGCGAGAAATTGTCTTCGGACACTGGGCTTAGTCACTGATTTTTGGTATTTTGCGTTTGTCGCAGCCGTGGCTGTTCCGGGTGTTCCGTCCCCGGTCATGCCCTCAAGCGCGACCTGACTGAACCGATATTTCAGGGATTGCGGCCCTGTTTTGGTGCCGCCCCATCGTTTTCGAGGGATCAAATGCGCAAGTTGGTGGCCTGGTGTGTGTCGGCGCTCTTTGCGGGAACGCTCTCGCAAGCGGCGGCGGCATGGGAGCCCGGAGGCACGCCTCCCCGGCTCGAATCGAATTCCGTGATCGTCGTGGACCAGGAGCAGGGGGCCTCGCTCTACGCCAAGAATCCGCAGGCCGTCATGCCGATCGCGTCCATCACCAAGCTGATGACGGCCATCGTCGTCATGGATGCCAAGCTGCCGCTGGACGAGGAACTCGAGATCTCCTACGAAGATCTCGATTTCATCAAGGGTACGCGCTCGCGTCTGGGCACAGGCACCGTGCTCACGCGAGGCGAGATGCTCAAGCTGGCCTTGATGGCGTCCGAGAATCGTGCGGCTTCCGCGCTGGGCCGCAACTACCCGGGTGGATTTCCTGCCTTCGTGGCGGCGATGAACAAGAAGGCGCGCGAACTGGGCATGCGGGACACCCGATTCGTCGATTCCACCGGATTGCATCCGGAAAACGTTTCCACGGCTCAGGACCTCGTCAAGCTCGTGGAAGCCGGTCTCAAGCATCCGCTGATTCGCGAATTCACGACGTCCGAGTCCCACTATGTTTCGCTGGAGGGGGGCGCCCGCAACCGCGTGCTGACCTTCAACAATTCCAACGGCCTCGTGCGGGCAGGCACCTGGGACATCGGCCTGTCCAAGACCGGTTACATCTCCGAGGCGGGGCGTTGCCTCGTCATGCAGGCGCAGATCGCCACCAAGCCGGTGATCATCGTTCTGCTGGATTCGTGGGGCAAACTCTCCCGCATCGCCGACGCCAACCGCATCCGCAACTGGCTGGAAATCGAGATGGGCGTTCGCGACCCGCAGCCGGTACGAGTGCGTGCGACCGGCCCGCGTGTCCACAAGTATCTTCGTTCGCGTCACGATGGCCGGCGGGTGCATACGCGCCGGATGTGATCGCGACGAAGCGGGGAATCACGTCAGCCCCGTGACCGGATGAAAAAAAGAACGCCGCACTTTCCCGTGCGGCGTTTTCGTTTCCGGACCCGGCGATTCGTGCGCGCCCGCGCCGCACTTCAATCGTTCAGGCAGATCCATGCAACGCCGTAAGAACCCAGCGTGACCCGGCCATGGGCGAGGGCACGATAGCGGCCCTGGAACTTCGCTGGCTGTGTGACGGCCGTATCGAAGCTCCCTTCATCGAGCACGCTGCAGAACGCCTGCCTGCCCTCCGTTCCCGTCAAATCGATCGACTGCCGGGACGAGGTGAGGTTGGCCAGCCACAGCAGCGTCGCGCCTGGCACCTTGACCGCATGACATTCCACCGCGCTGCGGTCGGAGGATTCCACCGACACGAGCTTCGAGCCCGACATCCGCATGAGGCTCGAGACGGCGTGATAGGCGGGATAGACGACGGCGCCGGCATCGTCGAGTCCGGGCTGCGCGTAGTCTGTCCTGCGATAGATGACGCCGAGCGGGCCGGTCGGTGCGCCGAGGGTGATGGCGCCTACCTCGGCGCGGCACAGCGTGGCCACGTAACCGGTGATCCATGCGGCGCCGAAGAGGCCGCGCATCCGCGGGTCCATCTTCGCGAGGCAAACGCGCTCGTTGCCGGGGTTGGGCGTGAACGTCTCGCCGTGCGGGTTGTCGCGGCAGCCGATTGCGCTGGGACCGACGCGATGCTCGATCTTGCCGATGGTGGCGCGAGCCGTCGCGATCTGGAACGGCAGCGCCTCCAGCGTTTCCATCACCGAGCGGTCGTCCGACGCGTGCACGATGGGACATGTCGTGTTCATGATGAAATCGAGCGCATCGATGGGCGGGCGCTTCCGGTTCAGTTCCGTGAAGAACGACAGCATCCCGCCGCCCAGCTTGATGCCCGGGAAAGCCTTTCGAGCGGCGGCATACAGGCCGGGAAGCGGTGGTGCAGGAGGCCGATCGCCGCCGGGGAGAACGGACTTGAGATCGCCCACGGGGCAGACGGCGATCGCGTCGAGCGCCAGCCCCGACTGCCGCACCATCGACGCGAGCCGCTCAAGTTCCCCGGCGTAGTCGTCGAGGCCGGCCACCACGATCTCCAATACGGCGGCGGCCCCGGTCTGCTCGGCGACAAGACGCAAGCCGTACAACTCGGCGAGACCATGCCCGGCGCGGGGATCGTGCTGACCCACCAGGATGCGCGGCTTCGCGGCACGCAGCAGCGGCAGCGCCTTGACTGCGTGCTCCAGTTCTTCCGCAGGCAGGCCCAGTCCCACGGGAGGCATGGTCCGGCGGGTGACACCGCCCACGGCGACCTGGACGCTCGCCGCGCGTCTTGACCCGGCAGCCTTCGGAACCCGCCCGCTCAACGTGACCTTGATGCTTTGCCTCACGGTCTCGCCCGCCTTGAGCACGTAGGGCCAGGGCAACGCAAGGGGACGCACGTAGGTCTTGAAGCTGGCGTCCGTCCAGTTGCGGTGATCTTCCATCTCCCAGGTGTCGCCTTCCATGCGCACCGTGGCTCTCACGCCGGGCATGAACTCGTGCGAGAGCGCGCGGATGTGCAGGAAGGGTTGCACGGGATTCACGTTCTTCGGGAAGACCGAGCGTTCGACCGTGCCGTCGACGTGTTCCACTTCCACCTTGTTGCCGACCACACCCTGCAGCGGGTGGAGCACCACGAAGCCGGTACGCGCCGTGAGGAAGTCCGTGACAGGCGTGGCTTCGCCGACGAACTCCAGGTTCCCGGCAGCATCTCCCGCAATGGCCACGTCGAACGCGATCTCCTGCGGACCGTCCTTGCAGACGGCGTGGTAGCGCACGTTGAAGCCGTCCTTGCGCTGATCGACGACAAGATCGCTCAATGCCGGAACGTACGTGCCCCAGTTCCTGTCGCGCACGAGAAAGGAGACGGCCCGCAGCACTTCGACACCGTTGACGCGCACATAGCGGCACTGGCCATTGTCGAATTCCACCTCGGCCGGCCCGGCGCGCAGGATCCGGCCGGGCGTGTCGGGCTGCGTCGTTCCCACGAGCTTGATGTCGCGGCTGACGGCACTGGCTGTCATGATCGGTTTTCTCCTCGTGTTCGATGAATGGGAAAGGCCGGATTCGAATCTCAGCCCGAGATCACGCGGTCGGTGGCCGCGTCGATCAGGACGGTGCGATTCATGTCGATGACGAGCTCGATGCGCTCACCGGGAGCGGAGACGTCGTGCGCCTGCAGTTCCGCGACCGCCTCCACACCGCCAAGCTTGAACGTCCCGTACGTCCGCGAGCCGGTCGGCTGCACGAGATCGATCACCGCGGGGCAGGGGGCAAGCCCCGGGCGCGGATCGCGGCCGGCGCGGCTCAGATGTTCCGGGCGCACCCCGAGCAGCATGTCCTTGCCCTGCCATTCGCGCAGTCCCGCCGCGCGGTGGGCAGGGACAGCGAATGACGATCCCTCGGCGGTACGTGCGCTGACGGTGTCGGCTTCCGCAACGATGCTCACCGGAATGAAGTTCATCGACGGCGAACCGAGGAACCCCGCCACATAGCGCGTCGCAGGGCGCTCGTAGAGGTCCAGCGGCGCCCCTTGCTGCTCGATGCGGCCTTCGCGCAGCAGCACGATGCGATCGGCCATGGTCATGGCCTCGATCTGGTCGTGGGTCACGTAGATCATCGTCCTGCCAAGTTCCTGATGCAGACGCTTGATCTCGCCGCGCATCTCGTCGCGCAACTGGGCATCGAGGTTGGACAGAGGTTCGTCGAACAGATAGAGGCGCGCGTTGCGCACGATGGCACGGCCGATGGCCACGCGCTGCAGCTGTCCTCCGGAGAGCTGGCGCGGGTGCCGATCCAGAAGGTGGCCGATGCCCAGCATCTTCGCGGCCCGCTGCACCTTGGGATCGATCTCCGCGGCAGGCGTCCTTCGCGCGCGCAGTCCGAAGGCGATGTTGTCGTAGATCGACATGTACGGGTACAGCGCGTAGTTCTGGAACACCATCGCGATGTCCCGGTCCTTCGGCGCGAGATCGTTCACTCTCTGTCCGCCGATCTCGATCGTTCCTTCGTCCGCCTGCTCGAGCCCTGCGATGGTCCGCAGCAGGGTGCTCTTGCCGCAGCCGGACTGGCCTACCAGCACGGTGAACTCCCCGGCGGGAATCTCGAGGTCGATGCCCTTCACCACGTGGAGGGAGCCGTAGTACTTCTGGAGTGCCTGGATCTTGAGGTCAGCCATTTCTTGGGGATCGAGGGGCGTTGGACATGATCATGGCGCCGTGCGGGGAGCTATCCTTTCACCGCGCCCATGGAGATTCCGCGCACCAGATAGCGCTGCATGAATCCGACGACGACGAACACCGGCAGCGTGCCGAGCACCGACATCGCGGCGATCTTCCCCCAGAAGTTCGACTGGCTGCCGAAGTAGTGGGTGACCTGCACCGTGTAGGTCGTGACCTCCGTGCGCGTGAGCACGAGCGCGAAGATGAAGTCGTTCCAGGCGAAGACGAAGGTGAAGATCGCGGTCGCGAACAGTCCGGCACGCGACATGGGAAACACGACCTTCCAGATCACCTGCCAGCGGGAGCAGCCGTCGACCAGCGCCGATTCCTCCAGTGCGAGCGGAATGTCCAGGATGTAGCCCCGCATCATCCAGATCACGTAGGGGAGATTGAAGGCCGTGTAGAGAAGTATCAGCCCCAGGTAGGTGTCCACGAGACCGAAGTACACGTAGAGCAGGAACAGCGGGAAGACCACCGCGATCGGAGGCACCATCCGCTGGGAGAGGATCCAGTTCGCGAGATTCTCGCCGCCCGTGCGGTGCCGGGCCATGCTGTACGCGCAGATCGTCCCCAGGAACATCGCCAGGACCGTGCTCGTGCCCGCGACGACAAGGCTGTTCCACACCGTCGTGGCGTCGCCGTCCTTGAACAGCACCAGGTAATTGGCGAGCTGGAACGATTCCGGCCACCACACCGGCGGGTAGGAGTAGATCTCGTCGGCGGTCTTCACCGAATTCATGAAGAGCCAGTAGATCGGAAACAGAAAGAAGGCGGTGACGGCAATGGCGGCCGCGAGACGCAGGGCAGTCTTCATGGGGAGGTCCTCATCGCGACAGCTGCACGCGCTTCAGCAGCAGCGTGATCACGACGGTGAGCAGCACGATGATGAGCAGGGCCACGGCGGCCGTGTAGCTGGTCTCGAACTGCTGGAAGCCCTTCACGTACGTGAAGATCGAGATCGTCTCCGTCATCGTGCCCGGGCCGCCCTTCGTGAGCGCCCAGACGATGTCGAAGAGGCGGAAGAGGTCGAGCCCGCGGATGAGGATCGCCACGGCCATCACGGGCCAGATGGCGGGCAGCACGATGCGGAAGAACGTCCGCCAGAAGCCGGCGCCATCGATCGCAGCCGCTTCGAGCTGGGACTTGTCCACCGCCGAGAGCGCAGCGAGCAGCAGCAGGAACATGAACGGCGTCCACTGCCAGATCTCCGCGGCCAATATGGCGGGGTAGACGAGATCGGGACGCACGGTCCAGAGGATCGTCACCTCGTGGCCCGCGAACCACCCGATGATCTGGTTGATGGGACCGAAGCGGTTGTCCAGCAGCAGGGAGCATGTCGCCCGGAGACGATGGGCGAGACCACCACGGGCAGCACGAGCAGGGCGATGAAGATCTGCCGGCCAGGCAGACGTTCGATGAAGAGCTGTGCCATCGCGAGTCCCAGGATCAGTTCGAGCGGCAGGGCGATGGCGGTGAAGGTGAGCGTGTGCAGCAGCGACTTCCACAATCGCGCATCGTCGAAGAGAGCGCGGTAGTTCATCAGGCCCTGGAAGGCCGTGTCGTTGTCGGTCATGGTGATGGCCTGAAAGCTCACCATCAGCAGATAGACGAGGGGAAACACGCCGATCAACAGCAGGATGAAGATCGACGGTGCGACCAGCGAATAGCGGAATGCGCGATCTCCGCGGCGCCGCGCGGCGATGCTCATGGCCGATCCCGGCGGTCGCCGCGGCGGGCCGCTCGATGCGTGGGCAGGTCCGTGGCGGACATGCGGACTCCGGACTGGGGGAAAGCGAAGGCGGGTGCGTGAACACCCGCCTCCGGGTCGATTCGAATCGCGTCCGGGCTTCGATTCCGGATGCGGGACGCGGCCTCCGGCTTCCTGCCGGACGGCCGCGCCGGCTCAACTCACTTCGGGTAGGCGCCGC
This region of Betaproteobacteria bacterium genomic DNA includes:
- a CDS encoding efflux RND transporter permease subunit — translated: MLEKFVTFALQQRLFVVVAALVVAIAGGFAWMRLPIEAFPDVQDVQVQIVTPYPGQAPEEVERAVSVPIEREMSGVARLTQVRSVSIFGLSVVTVTFADNTDDYFARQQVLEKLQGISLPPGVTPTLAPLTNAVGEVYRYVIQAPPGMPLTEVRAVQDWVIRPALKRLLGVVEVVSVGGGVKEYQVRVDAQSLRKHGVTLDQVTEALSANSGNAGGGLLRRGDEALVVRSLGLFRTVEDIGRVVVASRQGVPVLVSDIAEVGVGQRPRSGIVAFNGADSVVQGIVQMTKGQNASLVVQTLKQGIRELEPRLPPGMKLVPYYDRTELVSHTVHTVTENLAVGAVLVVGVLLMFLRNWRAAAIVACVIPLSLLFAFILMDLKGVSANLISLGSVDFGIIVDSAVVLVEALMVKLAADEPHAHANASAWRVHVLRNTAWSMGHPILFSKAIIILAFLPIFTFQRVEGKIFAPMAYTLSFALAGAILLTLALVPALLSYAVRSSDMAEKHSRWMQWLRGRYSASLSWAWRRRPAVIVFSAAVLVATLFASTRLGSEFLPKLDEGNLWLTITLPPSTALDRTKEIERTVREILRSYPEVNNVVSQVGRPDDGTDPKGPNNMEIMADLKPRASWRFDSKEALVADMSRRIRAMPGVPTNFSQVIEDNVEEALSGVKGEIAVKIFGPDLEILEDKGEQVAAILAGIAGSTDVAEIRVGGATELAVTLDREKLARLEVNVADVNEAVATAMGGAVVNAFHESGRSFDVTVRLAESYRQAVDDVSEVPVMLPGTRQTLPLGEVASIEVRQGAARISREAGGRTVAVKANLLGRDQGTFVAEARQAVAARVRLPPGYSLTWGGQFENQQRAVARLKVIVPLSVLGIFVLLFWAFRSMPVALLVLAMVPFTMVGGVAALAIAGMHLSISAAVGFIAVAGISVQNGVIMVERFLEGLRNGASVEDSVREGAAERLRPIIMTALMAGLGLLPAALSHGIGSETQRPFALVIVGGIVSATAFTLLLLPLAFAAIAGKLVAERARE
- the pbpG gene encoding D-alanyl-D-alanine endopeptidase, yielding MRKLVAWCVSALFAGTLSQAAAAWEPGGTPPRLESNSVIVVDQEQGASLYAKNPQAVMPIASITKLMTAIVVMDAKLPLDEELEISYEDLDFIKGTRSRLGTGTVLTRGEMLKLALMASENRAASALGRNYPGGFPAFVAAMNKKARELGMRDTRFVDSTGLHPENVSTAQDLVKLVEAGLKHPLIREFTTSESHYVSLEGGARNRVLTFNNSNGLVRAGTWDIGLSKTGYISEAGRCLVMQAQIATKPVIIVLLDSWGKLSRIADANRIRNWLEIEMGVRDPQPVRVRATGPRVHKYLRSRHDGRRVHTRRM
- the ugpC gene encoding sn-glycerol-3-phosphate ABC transporter ATP-binding protein UgpC codes for the protein MADLKIQALQKYYGSLHVVKGIDLEIPAGEFTVLVGQSGCGKSTLLRTIAGLEQADEGTIEIGGQRVNDLAPKDRDIAMVFQNYALYPYMSIYDNIAFGLRARRTPAAEIDPKVQRAAKMLGIGHLLDRHPRQLSGGQLQRVAIGRAIVRNARLYLFDEPLSNLDAQLRDEMRGEIKRLHQELGRTMIYVTHDQIEAMTMADRIVLLREGRIEQQGAPLDLYERPATRYVAGFLGSPSMNFIPVSIVAEADTVSARTAEGSSFAVPAHRAAGLREWQGKDMLLGVRPEHLSRAGRDPRPGLAPCPAVIDLVQPTGSRTYGTFKLGGVEAVAELQAHDVSAPGERIELVIDMNRTVLIDAATDRVISG
- a CDS encoding carbohydrate ABC transporter permease produces the protein MKTALRLAAAIAVTAFFLFPIYWLFMNSVKTADEIYSYPPVWWPESFQLANYLVLFKDGDATTVWNSLVVAGTSTVLAMFLGTICAYSMARHRTGGENLANWILSQRMVPPIAVVFPLFLLYVYFGLVDTYLGLILLYTAFNLPYVIWMMRGYILDIPLALEESALVDGCSRWQVIWKVVFPMSRAGLFATAIFTFVFAWNDFIFALVLTRTEVTTYTVQVTHYFGSQSNFWGKIAAMSVLGTLPVFVVVGFMQRYLVRGISMGAVKG
- a CDS encoding sugar ABC transporter permease produces the protein MTILWTVRPDLVYPAILAAEIWQWTPFMFLLLLAALSAVDKSQLEAAAIDGAGFWRTFFRIVLPAIWPVMAVAILIRGLDLFRLFDIVWALTKGGPGTMTETISIFTYVKGFQQFETSYTAAVALLIIVLLTVVITLLLKRVQLSR
- a CDS encoding sugar ABC transporter permease, with the translated sequence MSIAARRRGDRAFRYSLVAPSIFILLLIGVFPLVYLLMVSFQAITMTDNDTAFQGLMNYRALFDDARLWKSLLHTLTFTAIALPLELILGLAMAQLFIERLPGRQIFIALLVLPVVVSPIVSGRHAPCCWTTASVPSTRSSGGSRATR